The sequence TGGGTaataacactgaaaaaaatgtgtgaaataatTGTCAGAAAGGGAAATTCAATACAGAACTATATACAGTGTTGATAAGATCGATTGAATATACAGcaaaaatatacttataaataaaatatacatttaaatacaatgaaattaaaagaTTAATAAGAACACTTTACAATTATTTGCAAACGTTAGACAGTGCAAACAGAGCAGAGGtattctttgtccactgctggagTGCTGACTTGTGCCAGTGTTGGGGCGCACCGAGTAAACAGAGGTGTAGGGGTTTCTGggtacatcctgcaacacacagccagaaataaaatcagaaccCCTCCGCAACAAAACtatatttctcaaaatattatgtgacaatcaatttcgTGTGTATTCATATACTGTGAATTGTACAAAGtaatatgttgatatattctataataatatattttatatgtaagcaatatataaatgtatgaaacaGGATATATGCAATTACTGCAAAATACTGCAATTATTGctgttttcatatattgaataaatacattgttatactatttaagatattattatatatactgaaaaatgtacaacattaaatgagattatatattgaaaacggcattgcaaatatatggggaagtttctcatatattgaaatatatttgccaatttattgcaataaaaattCTAGCGTACAGCAATATACGTTTGTTTTGTAGGggaaacatcacggcagaaagagTTTGGGGAGGGACATGACGGGAaatttacctgttagttttagtcagcaggccaaatgccaccccatgttgttctggtgagtggctctcagtcccaatctgcctctcctcctcctcctggtcctcggGAATGACTGTCTGCCTGCTTTTCTTGGAAATGATGACAGAAAACACTATTACTATGAACACTGTATTAATTCCTACTAAGAACCAAATGAAACCCCATGTTGTCCTGCTGAGTGTCTCTCAGTCCCAagctgcctctctcctccttcatCTTATCCAGCAGCGCCACCATGAGGCTACGGATTACTGAATGTGTGTAAGAGTTTGAGGTTTATTCCttgctgaatgtatttttatgttacaCGTAAAATATTCTCACCAGTGATGGTTTTATCAGGTGAAGATTTTAAGTTGAACTTCTGGTTGACGTCACAgctgctagaaaaaaaacacaaaaatgatcatatttacatttacatattttcatgCTAATTTTTCTGTCTCCTCTGTAAACATAAGAAGCATCGTTAGTTATTCTGGTAACAAGAGAGGCGGCGGAACAATTttggaatataatttaataaacgtGTCAGGCGCTTGCGgaagcggtggcggcggcgtggACGCTCAGCCGGCACTGCGCAAGGTGGCCTGTAAACCAGTTCTTCATGTTGTGCTGGAGGGTCACTGGAGCAGGGCAGCTGTCTCGCAGAATCTTCTTGTCCTTCTTTTGGGGTGACTTGTGGTTCCTGCTGCTGAGGAGACTCCAACCGTGAAGGACTGTCCAGGTCCACATCTGAAACGATTCCAGGCTCAGCATCTCTGGAGGCATCCTGCAAAACACACCAAGAAATAGAGTCAGTCCTGCTCCAAAtaatcacagcagaaagagttagggacagggacacaacACTGTCTTTACCTCCAAGTTGACATCGTTTCTGTTGTCCTGTGGGCGGCTGCAGTccttgccctcctcctccttctggtcTGGGGGCTGGTTTTCTGGCCGATCGACTTCTAGGGAGGCCGGTGGGTGGGGGTCCTGCTTCAGCCAATcaagcagctccagcaggagaCTGCAGGATAAGTGTGACTGAGCCACAAATGTGTgctgcacagacacagaaaatgtgAGGAATATCGTCACTGTTACACTcagactgtgctgctgtgatcacATGAGGGAAATCTTACTGAGAGCAGTTCCTCTGCACTGGGTCTGTTCTGAGCTTTCTTCTTCAGGCAGGCTTTAAGAAAGCTGGCGAACATCTCGGACCTGATGAGAGAAAAGTCAATGTTAtcttacacatacatacatgtagacACAACGAGCCTCTTTTGGCCTCTTTGCTGACCAAAGAGGTCGATATTCAGACTCTCAGTTAAATTTGAACATGAGCtgtaaaggaaaataaataaagagcccATTTTGTAGGAGCAGGAATTCTATCACTAATGATCAACAGGGTTCATGATGGACAAACTCACCTATATTTTTCGGCCTTTAGTGTTGGTGGCTTAAAGTGTTCAGATGATatttctgcaaaaagcctttaaggaaaaacacatgaacatgaaatgagCCACCGACAGGGACTTTTTTCACGTGAcacttgtgttaatgtgaatgtgtgacttGAATGCAAGTGTTACTCAGTGTGTGTTATGTGAGTTAAGAAGATAGAATACGCGCacatgtgtgtggggtgggttAAGGGCTTGATTTTACCTGTCGACCTTCATATCGGTATTGGGAGGTTTCTTTTCTGCCATTTCAATAGCAGTGATGCCCAGTGACCAGATGTCACAGAGACAGTTGAAGGGTCCTTTGGTCACGGCGACAATCACCTCCGGGGCCATCCTATACaatcacaaacatataaacacacgaGGTCTGGAAAAGAGACCAACACACTCAGTAGTTCCTTCCTCTCAGGAGGACTCACCAGTGGGGAGTACCAGAgacatttcttcttctgtccatGTCGCTGAAGTTGATTCCTGATCCCAAGTCACCTgtgaaagaaatgagagaacattacactcacTTTACATAAGTTCTTCTCTCTGTCAGGATCATTGGaattggaggaccagggcaatactcaccaatttttaTTGCACCCTGCCTGCCAACCATGATGTTGTCGCCTTTCACGTCGCTGTGGATCACCTTCATTTGGTGCAGATAAGCGagtccctgaaacacacactgttAATCAAACACTGAAAACCAGATGAATGTCTGTTGAGTGCGAGTGTTCATGTGCACTTACCTTCAGTGTCTCTCTGCACACAAATGCTATTTGGTGGTCACTAAAGGCACCAGCTTCTGTCAGTACAAACAATAAGCAGTAATCAGGATGAGTAGGCCAGTAGATCACACAATGAAAACTCCACAGTCATGTTAACACACATCATATGCACATAAGTGCTGCAGTCCCTTTGTAAAGATGTTTGATGGAACCCTCGCAGTACTCCATGCAGATCCACAGGAGATTGTTTCTATAAtaacaaaacaatgatttcatttatcttcAGATGTAAACCAGCCACCTACATCACTCGTTACATTCTCCATCACTTCAcccatttctctccctccctccctttgtATTTT comes from Denticeps clupeoides chromosome 11, fDenClu1.1, whole genome shotgun sequence and encodes:
- the LOC114800029 gene encoding mitogen-activated protein kinase kinase kinase kinase 1-like, whose amino-acid sequence is MEYCEGSIKHLYKEAGAFSDHQIAFVCRETLKGLAYLHQMKVIHSDVKGDNIMVGRQGAIKIGDLGSGINFSDMDRRRNVSGTPHWMAPEVIVAVTKGPFNCLCDIWSLGITAIEMAEKKPPNTDMKVDRLFAEISSEHFKPPTLKAEKYRSEMFASFLKACLKKKAQNRPSAEELLSHTFVAQSHLSCSLLLELLDWLKQDPHPPASLEVDRPENQPPDQKEEEGKDCSRPQDNRNDVNLEDASRDAEPGIVSDVDLDSPSRLESPQQQEPQVTPKEGQEDSARQLPCSSDPPAQHEELVYRPPCAVPAERPRRRHRFRKRLTRLLNYIPKLFRRLSCYQNN